A region from the Deltaproteobacteria bacterium HGW-Deltaproteobacteria-18 genome encodes:
- a CDS encoding chloramphenicol acetyltransferase — translation MLSPEPTIDPSAVVTDSTLGDWTEIGAQTEIISSAIGDYSYFCDRCHVMYTTVGKFCSIANHARLNPSNHPTWRATQHHFTYRSSKFGMGPDEDEFFAWRKKHGVTLGHDVWIGHGALIMPGVTVGTGAVVASGAVVTKDVPDYAIVAGVPAKPIKYRFPRETQEKLLALAWWDWEHERLVAALNDFREMRVEAFVEKYG, via the coding sequence ATGCTCTCACCCGAACCGACCATAGATCCTTCAGCCGTCGTTACCGACAGCACCCTCGGCGACTGGACCGAAATCGGCGCCCAGACCGAGATCATCTCATCGGCCATCGGGGACTACTCCTACTTCTGCGACCGCTGCCACGTCATGTACACCACGGTGGGCAAGTTCTGCTCCATCGCCAACCACGCCCGACTGAATCCGAGCAACCATCCCACATGGCGGGCTACCCAGCATCATTTCACGTATCGCAGTTCCAAATTCGGCATGGGCCCTGATGAAGACGAATTTTTCGCCTGGCGGAAAAAACATGGCGTGACGCTCGGTCATGACGTCTGGATCGGCCACGGGGCGCTGATCATGCCCGGCGTGACCGTGGGTACGGGTGCGGTGGTGGCCTCGGGTGCCGTGGTCACGAAGGATGTGCCGGACTACGCTATTGTCGCCGGAGTGCCGGCGAAACCCATCAAGTACCGCTTCCCCCGCGAAACCCAGGAAAAATTGCTGGCTCTGGCCTGGTGGGACTGGGAACACGAACGCCTGGTGGCGGCGCTGAATGATTTTCGTGAGATGAGGGTTGAGGCGTTTGTGGAGAAGTACGGGTGA
- a CDS encoding phosphonate metabolism protein/1,5-bisphosphokinase (PRPP-forming) PhnN, with protein MPRLIYIMGPSGCGKDSLMAEVRLRLPAEAPVVFAHRYITRPADAGGENHVALRRAEFQLRLSRGLFALHWESHGFAYGVGREIDIWMEAGLSVVVNGSRGALSEALKAYPGLLPVLVEVPEQILRERLGARGREDAGEIEARLERATMAVIETPALTRFDNSGPLAERGQALARLLLETTLNGRTS; from the coding sequence ATGCCAAGACTGATCTACATCATGGGGCCTTCGGGCTGCGGAAAGGACTCTCTCATGGCCGAGGTCCGGTTGCGGCTTCCCGCCGAAGCGCCTGTCGTCTTCGCTCACCGTTATATCACCCGCCCGGCCGATGCGGGCGGTGAAAATCATGTCGCCTTGAGGCGGGCCGAATTCCAGCTTCGACTGTCACGCGGACTTTTCGCCCTGCACTGGGAAAGCCACGGTTTCGCCTACGGCGTTGGTCGGGAGATCGACATCTGGATGGAGGCGGGGCTGAGCGTGGTGGTGAACGGTTCGCGCGGGGCATTGTCCGAGGCGCTCAAAGCCTATCCGGGTCTGCTGCCCGTGCTGGTCGAAGTGCCCGAGCAGATTTTGCGCGAACGTCTGGGCGCACGCGGTCGCGAGGATGCCGGGGAAATAGAGGCCCGGCTGGAGCGGGCGACCATGGCTGTGATCGAAACACCCGCCCTGACCCGTTTCGACAACTCCGGCCCCCTGGCCGAACGCGGCCAGGCCCTTGCCAGGCTGCTTCTTGAAACCACCCTGAACGGCAGGACATCATGA